A genomic segment from Aegilops tauschii subsp. strangulata cultivar AL8/78 chromosome 1, Aet v6.0, whole genome shotgun sequence encodes:
- the LOC141039179 gene encoding uncharacterized protein codes for MRALFWNIRGFGHDGRRRQLIEYMRDEHIDIIAIQETMRSEFSLHELKCLSSHLFAWHWIPSSGTTGHSGGILLGAKDATFEVVGMDRGEFFVSMEIFERALNFKWEVVIVYGPADHRRSPAFLAELHLKISNSLLPVVVGRDFNLIRSPAEKNNDRVNLPRMQLFNDWIAELGLRELDRTGARFTWTNRQVDPTRSVLGRVLVSPEWELCCPLASLPAITRIGSDHVPLLLSTADERPPPRRVSGSSSSGLIRPASGRLSSLAGSPLALPLIAPCPQSIRGTSMANSPANS; via the coding sequence ATGCGGGCCCTTTTCTGGAACATCCGCGGCTTTGGCCATGATGGCCGTCGCCGCCAACTCATCGAGTACATGCGAGACGAACACATTGACATCATTGCCATCCAGGAAACCATGCGTTCTGAGTTCTCCCTCCACGAGCTCAAATGTCTTAGTTCCCACCTCTTCGCCTGGCATTGGATCCCTTCTAGTGGGACCACAGGCCATTCTGGCGGCATCCTTTTAGGGGCAAAGGATGCCACCTTTGAGGTGGTGGGCATGGACCGGGGTGAATTCTTCGTTAGTATGGAGATCTTCGAGCGTGCTCTTAACTTCAAATGGGAGGTCGTGATTGTGTATGGACCGGCGGACCACCGCCGCTCCCCGGCCTTCCTGGCGGAGCTGCATCTGAAGATCTCCAACTCCCTCCTCCCAGTTGTAGTGGGCAGAGACTTTAATCTCATCCGATCCCCGGCTGAGAAGAATAATGACCGGGTTAACCTCCCCCGGATGCAGTTATTCAATGACTGGATCGCGGAGCTGGGTCTCCGTGAGCTAGATAGGACGGGTGCCAGGTTCACTTGGACAAACCGCCAGGTTGACCCGACGCGATCCGTCTTGGGTCGCGTCCTAGTTTCCCCGGAGTGGGAATTATGTTGCCCCCTGGCCTCGCTTCCTGCGATTACCCGGATCGGGTCTGACCatgtccctctcctcctctccacCGCCGACGAGCGCCCCCCTCCCCGCCGCGTTTCCGGTTCGAGCTCTTCTGGCTTAATCAGGCCGGCTTCCGGGAGGCTGTCGTCGCTTGCTGGATCTCCGCTCGCTCTTCCCCTCATCGCTCCATGTCCGCAGTCGATTCGTGGCACTTCTATGGCAAACTCGCCCGCCAATTCATGA